A section of the Marmota flaviventris isolate mMarFla1 chromosome 19, mMarFla1.hap1, whole genome shotgun sequence genome encodes:
- the Coq7 gene encoding 5-demethoxyubiquinone hydroxylase, mitochondrial isoform X1, whose translation MSCAGAAAAPSLWLLRLGARRPLSACGGRVAARAHSSGMTLDNVNRVALDRIIRVDHAGEYGANRIYAGQMAILGRTSVGPVIQKMWDQEKDHLKKFNELMVAFRVRPTVLMPFWNVVGFALGAGTALLGKEGAMACTVAVEESIAHHYNNQIRTLMEEDPGKYQELLQVIKKFRDEELEHHDLGLEHDAESAPAYVVLKSVIQAGCSAAIYLSERL comes from the exons ATGAGTTGCGCCGGGGCGGCGGCAGCTCCCTCCCTATGGCTTCTGCGCTTGGGCGCCCGGCGGCCTCTCTCAG CTTGCGGAGGCAGAGTCGCCGCGAGGGCCCACAGTTCTGGGATGACCTTAGACAACGTCAACCGCGTCGCCCTGGACCGAATCATCCGGGTGGATCATGCAGGTGAATATGGAGCCAACCGAATCTATGCGGGCCAGATGGCCATCCTGGGCCGGACAAGCGTCGGGCCGGTCATTCAG AAAATGTGGGATCAAGAGAAGGACCATTTGAAGAAGTTTAACGAGCTGATGGTCGCCTTCCGGGTCCGGCCGACGGTTCTCATGCCCTTTTGGAACGTGGTGGGCTTTGCCCTGG GGGCCGGCACTGCCTTGCTGGGGAAGGAAGGCGCTATGGCCTGCACCGTGGCGGTGGAGGAGTCCATAGCGCATCACTACAACAACCAGATCAGGACGCTGATGGAGGAGGACCCTGGAAAGTACCAGGAGCTTCTTCAG GTGATCAAGAAGTTTCGAGATGAAGAGCTTGAGCACCACGACCTGGGCCTGGAGCACGACGCGGAATCG GCCCCAGCATACGTCGTCCTGAAGAGCGTTATCCAGGCCGGGTGCAGCGCGGCGATCTATTTATCAGAACGACTTTAA
- the Coq7 gene encoding 5-demethoxyubiquinone hydroxylase, mitochondrial isoform X2, with translation MTLDNVNRVALDRIIRVDHAGEYGANRIYAGQMAILGRTSVGPVIQKMWDQEKDHLKKFNELMVAFRVRPTVLMPFWNVVGFALGAGTALLGKEGAMACTVAVEESIAHHYNNQIRTLMEEDPGKYQELLQVIKKFRDEELEHHDLGLEHDAESAPAYVVLKSVIQAGCSAAIYLSERL, from the exons ATGACCTTAGACAACGTCAACCGCGTCGCCCTGGACCGAATCATCCGGGTGGATCATGCAGGTGAATATGGAGCCAACCGAATCTATGCGGGCCAGATGGCCATCCTGGGCCGGACAAGCGTCGGGCCGGTCATTCAG AAAATGTGGGATCAAGAGAAGGACCATTTGAAGAAGTTTAACGAGCTGATGGTCGCCTTCCGGGTCCGGCCGACGGTTCTCATGCCCTTTTGGAACGTGGTGGGCTTTGCCCTGG GGGCCGGCACTGCCTTGCTGGGGAAGGAAGGCGCTATGGCCTGCACCGTGGCGGTGGAGGAGTCCATAGCGCATCACTACAACAACCAGATCAGGACGCTGATGGAGGAGGACCCTGGAAAGTACCAGGAGCTTCTTCAG GTGATCAAGAAGTTTCGAGATGAAGAGCTTGAGCACCACGACCTGGGCCTGGAGCACGACGCGGAATCG GCCCCAGCATACGTCGTCCTGAAGAGCGTTATCCAGGCCGGGTGCAGCGCGGCGATCTATTTATCAGAACGACTTTAA